Part of the Pedobacter roseus genome is shown below.
TTAAGGGTTTAATAGCAGACCAGAGCCAGGTTAACGCAATTGAAGGACTAGCAAGGGAAGTACAAAAAACCTTTGGAAAAATTGATATCCTATTTATTAATGCAGGTGTGGTAGAACAGAGCAGTATAGCAGATGCTACTGAAAAAACCTTTGACACCATTATGGATGTGAACTTTAAAGGTGCCTATTTTACGTTGAGTAAGTTTATTCCTCTCTTAAATGATGGTGGATCTGTTGTATTCCTATCATCAAATACGGCCAGCATGGATTTTCCAAATACTTCAATTTATTCGTCGAGCAAAGCCGCATTAAATTCAATTATGCGTATTGCGGCAGTAGAACTGGCGCCAAAGCAGATTCGCGTGAATAGCGTTAGTCCGGGGCCAACTGCTACAGAAATTATGAATAAAAAAGGGCTGGATGAGGAACAGTTAGCCGCACTTAACCAGTGGATGATTGATCGTATTCCGCTTAAAAAAATTGGAAAAGCAGAAGATGTGGCTAAA
Proteins encoded:
- a CDS encoding SDR family oxidoreductase, which translates into the protein MNNLEGKKALVTGGNSGIGYATAKVLKEQGAEVIITGRRKDAVEKAAAELGVKGLIADQSQVNAIEGLAREVQKTFGKIDILFINAGVVEQSSIADATEKTFDTIMDVNFKGAYFTLSKFIPLLNDGGSVVFLSSNTASMDFPNTSIYSSSKAALNSIMRIAAVELAPKQIRVNSVSPGPTATEIMNKKGLDEEQLAALNQWMIDRIPLKKIGKAEDVAKMVTFFCGDAATFITGAEIVMDGGMSLKV